In the Bacteroidales bacterium genome, one interval contains:
- a CDS encoding cytochrome c peroxidase, which produces MNRLLSIFLFIVSCQLFLVSCQREEEVDYQPTPYFFDIPMFYPTKLNIPDDNPMTVEGIELGRYLFYDGRMSGRTDPDSMMSCATCHLQSNSFECGIDHPKYTGGTTFGLSGKQTPHYMLPLINLVWNDNGYLWNGLISKENPSPLQQNLEALVWMGIVAPHEMAGDTNRTKALIRSVKGYPELFAKAFGSEDVTVDRMSKAIAQFIRTFVSKDCKFDRYMRGEEQLTESELSGYILFTTEEGADCFHCHGGFGNPLWTTNLYYNNGKDSLFTGEFEDPRDRYHITGNLSDLGAYKAPTLRNIALTAPYMHDGRYKTLDEVIDFYSHYLVWSPNIDPLMHHIARGGVQLTPKEKADLKSFLMTLTDTVFIHNPAFSDPNGP; this is translated from the coding sequence ATGAATCGACTGCTTTCTATATTTCTTTTTATTGTTAGTTGCCAGTTGTTCCTGGTATCGTGCCAGCGTGAGGAGGAGGTAGACTATCAACCCACCCCCTATTTCTTCGACATCCCGATGTTTTATCCCACAAAATTGAATATCCCCGATGACAATCCCATGACGGTGGAAGGGATCGAGCTGGGCAGATACCTGTTCTACGACGGCCGCATGTCAGGACGGACCGATCCGGATTCGATGATGAGCTGTGCAACCTGCCATCTTCAGTCCAACTCGTTCGAGTGTGGCATCGATCACCCGAAGTATACCGGTGGAACGACATTCGGATTATCAGGAAAGCAGACACCCCATTATATGCTTCCCTTGATCAACCTGGTATGGAACGATAACGGATATTTATGGAACGGGCTGATTTCGAAGGAAAACCCGTCCCCCTTGCAACAGAACCTGGAAGCACTGGTCTGGATGGGGATTGTGGCTCCCCATGAGATGGCGGGCGACACCAACCGCACCAAAGCACTGATCCGGAGCGTGAAGGGATATCCGGAGCTTTTCGCAAAAGCATTCGGCTCAGAAGATGTGACGGTAGACCGTATGAGCAAGGCCATTGCTCAATTCATCCGCACGTTCGTATCGAAAGATTGCAAGTTTGATCGCTATATGAGGGGAGAGGAGCAGCTGACCGAATCTGAATTATCGGGTTATATTCTCTTTACTACGGAAGAAGGGGCTGACTGTTTTCACTGCCACGGCGGCTTTGGCAATCCCCTGTGGACAACGAATCTTTACTACAATAACGGCAAGGATTCCCTTTTCACGGGCGAATTTGAGGATCCGCGCGACCGGTATCACATCACCGGTAATCTATCCGACCTGGGCGCCTACAAAGCGCCCACGCTCCGCAATATTGCCCTGACAGCACCCTATATGCATGATGGCCGTTATAAGACGCTTGACGAGGTCATCGATTTTTACTCGCACTATCTTGTCTGGTCACCTAACATTGACCCGCTGATGCATCATATCGCACGGGGAGGGGTGCAACTTACCCCCAAAGAGAAAGCGGACCTGAAGTCCTTCCTGATGACACTGACCGATACGGTTTTCATACACAATCCGGCCTTTTCCGACCCAAATGGACCATAA
- a CDS encoding FAD-dependent oxidoreductase, with protein sequence MINLKNKFIMAPLKLGYAHGDGLVNEKHLFFYEKRSNYLGAIILEPLYLDSGLREIPTQLGIDNDDKIPGLSKLVNVLHKNGVKAIAHLNHPGRMANPNLSGNYFISSTNKPCENGGAVPEMMDREMMDNVINNFVEATQRAVHCGFDMIELQFGHGYLLAQFLSPSVNNRSDNYNGTLENRAKFPLEVLNAVKKAVEIPLIARISGDEMITQGFHIDEMIQFSLLLKKNGIEAIHVSAGSSCSTPPWFFQHMFVPKGRTWELAGKIKSEVKMPVIFVGQVNTIKDIQLLEQKYHADYIALGRALVADPDFLGKFFGLESGNIRPCLACSEGCLGGVKSGQGLQCLVNPEAGRETEVFEITKQAKQFAIIGGGLSGMEAAIILKRRGHNVDLFEKNKLGGQFNLAPLTPNKKSMGRLVPYFVEELKNNGINIIYREVIKSDIMGKYDGVIFATGSKPKVPSIAGLNKYYWADILLEENIPENKKILIIGGGLIGVDIATALIALNNKVIIVKRTTDFGEDMEMIAKNLSLKMMKEKGTVFSDHTNIKKIEGKTVFAEKNGENIQFEDIDTVVVSTGMESYIPFKPEFKIPVYYIGDAKSVGKAQNAIYDAYKLALTL encoded by the coding sequence ATGATAAACCTGAAAAATAAATTTATAATGGCTCCATTAAAATTGGGGTATGCTCATGGAGATGGATTGGTAAATGAGAAACATCTTTTTTTCTATGAAAAAAGAAGCAACTATTTAGGGGCAATTATCCTGGAGCCACTCTATCTCGATTCCGGACTGCGTGAGATTCCCACACAGCTTGGAATAGACAATGACGATAAAATACCAGGACTATCTAAGTTGGTTAACGTACTTCATAAAAATGGAGTTAAAGCAATCGCGCATCTTAACCATCCGGGAAGAATGGCAAATCCCAATTTATCCGGTAATTATTTTATTTCTTCCACCAACAAACCCTGTGAAAATGGTGGGGCTGTGCCGGAAATGATGGACCGCGAAATGATGGACAACGTAATTAACAACTTTGTTGAAGCAACGCAACGGGCAGTTCATTGTGGTTTTGATATGATTGAACTGCAGTTCGGGCATGGTTATCTGCTTGCACAATTTTTATCGCCTTCGGTAAATAATCGTTCTGATAACTATAATGGCACTCTCGAAAACAGGGCGAAGTTCCCTCTTGAGGTACTGAACGCCGTGAAAAAAGCTGTAGAGATTCCTTTAATTGCCCGGATTAGTGGAGATGAAATGATAACTCAGGGCTTTCATATAGATGAAATGATTCAATTTTCATTACTCCTTAAAAAAAATGGGATAGAAGCTATTCATGTGTCAGCCGGTTCATCATGTTCGACACCCCCCTGGTTTTTTCAGCACATGTTTGTACCTAAAGGGAGAACATGGGAACTGGCAGGTAAAATAAAGTCAGAAGTGAAAATGCCGGTAATATTTGTGGGGCAGGTCAACACCATTAAAGATATTCAATTGCTCGAGCAGAAATATCATGCCGATTATATTGCTTTAGGCCGTGCACTGGTAGCCGATCCTGATTTCCTTGGCAAATTCTTTGGTTTGGAGAGTGGAAACATTAGGCCATGTCTTGCATGTTCAGAAGGATGTCTTGGCGGGGTTAAATCAGGGCAGGGACTTCAATGTCTTGTAAATCCTGAAGCAGGTAGGGAAACTGAGGTTTTTGAAATAACAAAACAAGCTAAACAATTTGCTATAATCGGGGGTGGGTTATCAGGAATGGAAGCTGCAATAATTTTGAAAAGGAGAGGGCATAATGTTGACCTTTTTGAAAAAAATAAATTGGGAGGACAGTTTAATTTAGCCCCATTGACTCCCAATAAAAAATCAATGGGGCGTTTAGTCCCCTATTTCGTTGAGGAATTAAAAAATAATGGCATAAATATAATTTATAGGGAGGTTATAAAGTCAGATATTATGGGCAAGTACGATGGGGTGATATTTGCGACTGGCTCTAAACCAAAAGTCCCATCCATTGCCGGGTTAAATAAATATTATTGGGCGGATATTCTGCTGGAAGAAAATATACCGGAAAATAAAAAAATATTGATTATTGGCGGAGGATTGATTGGTGTTGATATAGCTACAGCTTTAATAGCGTTAAACAATAAAGTAATTATTGTTAAAAGGACAACTGATTTTGGGGAAGATATGGAAATGATTGCTAAAAATCTTTCATTAAAAATGATGAAAGAAAAAGGAACCGTTTTCAGTGATCATACTAATATTAAAAAGATAGAAGGGAAAACCGTTTTTGCAGAGAAAAATGGAGAGAATATTCAGTTTGAAGATATAGATACAGTTGTGGTTTCTACGGGTATGGAAAGCTATATCCCGTTTAAACCCGAATTTAAAATACCTGTGTATTATATCGGCGATGCCAAATCGGTGGGGAAAGCCCAAAATGCTATTTATGATGCCTACAAATTGGCCCTAACATTATAA
- a CDS encoding class I SAM-dependent methyltransferase, which yields MNEKIYPDSGVELKEFVARNYDKVMNIGSIGLYNGFIKKAISDMGILPDDQILDLGCGTGRNAKLMLGYLKEKGHITGLDISEHMEKQFKRKFEGDKRIDFINQRVDIPFNLQKTYDTIFISFVIHGFPHEIRSTVIQNAFDHLKPGGTFHILDFAEFDMDKMPGLHRFIFKKIECKYAFDFIERNWKEILNKTGFDNFTEHFYFKKYVRLLSAQKNG from the coding sequence ATGAATGAAAAAATTTACCCCGATTCCGGGGTTGAACTCAAAGAATTTGTCGCCCGAAATTACGATAAGGTAATGAATATAGGTTCAATAGGGCTGTACAATGGATTCATAAAAAAAGCTATTAGCGACATGGGTATCCTGCCCGATGACCAAATACTTGATTTAGGTTGCGGAACCGGCAGAAATGCCAAACTGATGTTAGGCTATCTGAAGGAGAAAGGCCATATTACAGGATTAGACATTTCGGAGCATATGGAAAAGCAATTTAAGCGAAAATTTGAAGGGGATAAACGAATAGACTTTATAAACCAACGCGTTGATATTCCATTTAATTTGCAAAAAACATATGATACGATTTTTATCAGTTTTGTTATCCATGGTTTCCCGCATGAAATTCGCAGTACTGTAATTCAAAATGCTTTTGATCATTTAAAACCCGGCGGTACTTTCCATATTCTCGATTTTGCAGAATTTGACATGGATAAAATGCCCGGCCTTCACCGCTTTATCTTTAAAAAAATAGAATGCAAATACGCTTTCGATTTTATTGAGAGAAATTGGAAAGAGATTTTGAATAAAACTGGCTTCGATAATTTTACCGAGCATTTTTATTTTAAAAAATACGTTCGGTTACTAAGCGCTCAAAAAAATGGCTGA
- a CDS encoding TonB-dependent receptor translates to MVFHLQGNGQCVIQGGVLDSETKSPLLGAAILLKSSERGTVTDPWGKFILDGIKPGAYVLEIKHMGYFAHTHKITLQQGDTTHLEILLKPEIKTLEGIEVRGLYDDPSSMKVPYVRSTVHQNQIIQSSVTDIGTYIRSVPNVSGIRKGGSTVDPVIRGFKYSQLNVQVDDGQKIEGGCPNRMDPAASHIDLEDLRSLEILKGPYAFRYGPSFGGIINLRTHKPGFSERFSIDGSALIGYTSNPSGAREHLILNGANRLVNFSLSGNNKQNGDYVDGNGNRVKAESKKYNVKGQFGITPGKQHKLLFSYLYSMGQDVAFPALPMDMREDKTKLMSLDYTWDHPSELALPVKVKLYRSDVKHTMDNKDRPNSDTVVAVTIVQAFNTGGRLEGGFNNGNYNLLMGVDFEHITKDGDRVKTLIMQPTMPSHTEQIWNNAVIANLGFFAEFRKSLTPFDVIASARLDLNQANSDDITFEKMGTVIYFNDNNESKYVNFSASGGFECWINPTLSLSLTLGRGIRSPDMTERFITLLPVGYDNYDYLGNPSLKPEANNQVDLTARFKDPNIGNFEVNGFYSLVTDYITGKIVPPVEQKPATSGVIGVKKFYNADRARFRGFELTYASTPSSEWYIHFIAAYTRATINEAVRHIISDQGEVSGTETINNDPLSEIPPFESTLVIGYKFLQGRLLPKIKGRIAAHQNHVSKAFYEQTTPGFFVAGFSCSYYHNAHFTITGGVDNIFDKAYYEHLSRRIIGNTYDLYEPGRNFYVNLIFSI, encoded by the coding sequence TTGGTCTTTCATTTACAGGGCAATGGACAATGTGTCATTCAGGGTGGCGTTCTGGACAGTGAAACGAAATCCCCCCTCCTTGGTGCTGCCATTCTCCTGAAGTCCAGTGAAAGAGGCACAGTGACCGACCCCTGGGGAAAATTCATTCTGGATGGAATCAAACCTGGCGCATATGTACTGGAGATCAAGCATATGGGTTATTTTGCCCATACTCATAAAATCACGTTGCAGCAGGGGGATACAACCCATCTGGAGATCCTTCTCAAACCGGAGATCAAAACACTCGAAGGCATAGAGGTCAGAGGACTTTATGATGACCCTTCTTCTATGAAGGTACCCTATGTCCGGTCGACAGTCCATCAAAATCAAATCATCCAGTCTTCTGTCACCGACATCGGCACTTACATACGCAGTGTTCCAAATGTTTCCGGCATACGCAAGGGTGGCTCGACCGTTGATCCGGTTATCCGTGGATTTAAATACAGCCAGCTGAACGTTCAGGTTGACGATGGCCAGAAAATAGAAGGCGGTTGCCCCAACCGAATGGATCCGGCGGCCTCCCATATTGATCTTGAGGACCTTCGGAGCCTGGAGATCCTGAAAGGGCCGTATGCCTTCCGCTATGGTCCTTCCTTTGGGGGAATCATCAACCTCAGGACGCATAAACCCGGCTTCAGTGAACGGTTTTCCATTGACGGATCTGCTTTGATCGGATATACGAGTAATCCGTCCGGGGCAAGAGAGCACCTGATCCTGAATGGCGCCAACCGGCTGGTGAATTTCAGCCTGTCGGGAAATAACAAGCAAAATGGAGATTATGTGGACGGAAACGGGAACCGGGTGAAGGCAGAAAGCAAAAAATACAATGTTAAGGGGCAATTCGGCATCACACCGGGAAAACAACATAAATTGCTGTTTTCTTACCTCTACTCTATGGGACAGGATGTTGCCTTCCCGGCATTACCGATGGATATGCGGGAAGATAAAACAAAGCTGATGTCGCTGGATTATACCTGGGATCATCCTTCAGAACTGGCCTTGCCTGTAAAGGTAAAACTTTACCGTTCGGATGTGAAGCATACCATGGACAATAAGGACAGGCCCAATTCAGATACCGTAGTGGCAGTGACCATCGTCCAGGCTTTTAATACCGGTGGCAGGCTGGAAGGAGGTTTTAACAACGGAAACTATAATCTGCTGATGGGCGTTGACTTTGAGCATATCACCAAAGACGGTGACCGCGTCAAAACCCTCATCATGCAACCGACCATGCCATCCCATACGGAACAGATATGGAACAATGCGGTCATCGCCAATCTGGGATTCTTTGCTGAGTTTCGCAAATCCCTCACACCATTTGATGTCATAGCATCAGCACGTCTTGATTTGAACCAGGCCAATTCCGACGATATCACGTTTGAGAAAATGGGTACGGTCATTTATTTTAACGACAATAATGAATCAAAATACGTTAATTTCAGTGCCAGTGGCGGATTTGAGTGCTGGATAAATCCAACCCTTTCCCTTAGCCTTACACTGGGAAGGGGGATCAGAAGTCCTGACATGACCGAGCGGTTCATCACCCTCTTGCCTGTAGGGTACGACAATTACGACTACCTTGGCAATCCATCGCTGAAACCGGAAGCCAATAACCAGGTTGATCTCACAGCCCGGTTCAAGGATCCGAACATCGGAAATTTTGAAGTCAACGGATTTTATTCCCTGGTGACCGATTATATTACGGGGAAGATTGTCCCGCCGGTTGAACAAAAACCGGCTACCAGCGGCGTGATCGGTGTCAAGAAGTTCTATAATGCCGATAGGGCCCGTTTCAGAGGCTTTGAACTCACTTATGCGTCCACACCTTCCAGTGAATGGTATATTCATTTTATCGCAGCCTATACCCGTGCCACCATTAACGAGGCAGTTCGGCATATCATCAGTGATCAGGGGGAGGTTTCCGGCACAGAGACCATAAACAATGATCCATTATCCGAGATTCCTCCTTTTGAATCCACCCTTGTTATTGGATATAAATTCTTACAGGGGAGGCTGTTACCAAAAATAAAAGGCCGGATCGCAGCCCATCAGAACCATGTTTCAAAGGCATTTTATGAGCAGACCACTCCTGGCTTTTTCGTTGCAGGATTCTCCTGCTCCTATTATCATAATGCTCATTTTACCATCACAGGCGGTGTCGATAATATTTTCGATAAGGCCTATTATGAGCATTTGAGCCGAAGAATTATCGGCAACACCTATGACCTTTATGAACCGGGGAGAAACTTTTATGTAAATTTAATATTCAGTATATAG
- a CDS encoding DUF1684 domain-containing protein, translating into MNIWLEVTSLIIPGINDDLKEIRDMANFVAVELGADVPWHISSFFSAYKMKEVPATPLKTLRAAKETGIEAGLNYVYTGNTANTGDMCAYGENYACPYIDPGNWLDVPVRAGEKNYIIGK; encoded by the coding sequence ATGAATATCTGGCTTGAGGTTACCAGTTTGATTATACCCGGAATTAATGACGATTTGAAAGAAATTAGAGATATGGCAAATTTTGTAGCTGTTGAACTGGGGGCGGATGTACCCTGGCATATCAGCAGTTTTTTCTCCGCCTATAAAATGAAGGAAGTACCTGCAACACCATTAAAAACCTTACGGGCAGCTAAGGAAACTGGCATAGAAGCCGGCCTTAATTATGTTTATACCGGGAATACTGCAAATACGGGTGATATGTGTGCATATGGTGAAAATTATGCCTGCCCTTATATTGATCCGGGAAACTGGCTCGACGTACCGGTGCGTGCCGGCGAGAAAAACTATATAATTGGGAAATAG
- a CDS encoding pyridoxamine kinase, with protein MLSQPPVKQIAAIHDLSGCGRTSLSVVIPILSAMGIKVCPLPTAILSSHSRYEGYHFVDLTYHMQPVIDHWKKLNVFFDAIYSGFLGSHKQIRIVQGMIDTFTNEGQLVVIDPVLGDNGKMYGPIKKKMVSEMKSLIQKANIITPNLTESSLLLGKPFKSDISEKDIKEWMLQLSDMGPEIVVITSVPDKTPGKKFSVIAYNRNDSRFWKVPIDYITADFPGTGDCFTSVLTGSLLQGDSLPIALERAVHFISYGVRATFGYRYDQNQGILLERVLNRLNSPMSVSSYEII; from the coding sequence ATGCTATCACAACCACCTGTAAAACAAATTGCTGCCATACACGACCTTTCAGGTTGTGGGCGAACTTCGTTATCAGTTGTTATCCCTATCTTGTCGGCCATGGGAATTAAAGTGTGCCCGCTGCCTACTGCCATATTATCCTCACACAGCCGGTACGAAGGATATCACTTTGTTGATCTCACATATCATATGCAGCCTGTTATTGACCACTGGAAAAAACTAAACGTTTTTTTTGACGCCATTTACAGCGGTTTTTTAGGCTCTCATAAACAAATCCGCATTGTTCAGGGAATGATCGATACATTTACCAATGAAGGCCAGCTTGTTGTTATTGACCCGGTTCTTGGAGATAATGGCAAAATGTACGGCCCGATTAAAAAAAAAATGGTATCGGAAATGAAGTCTTTAATTCAAAAGGCCAATATTATAACGCCAAATTTAACCGAATCATCGCTGCTACTGGGAAAACCTTTTAAATCCGATATCAGTGAGAAAGATATTAAAGAATGGATGTTACAATTATCGGACATGGGGCCGGAAATAGTTGTTATTACAAGTGTTCCCGATAAAACTCCCGGCAAAAAATTCTCGGTAATTGCTTATAACAGGAATGACTCCCGATTCTGGAAAGTACCTATTGATTATATCACGGCTGATTTTCCCGGCACCGGTGACTGTTTTACCAGTGTGTTAACAGGTTCATTGTTGCAGGGCGACAGTTTGCCCATAGCGCTCGAAAGGGCAGTGCATTTTATATCGTATGGTGTTAGGGCAACGTTTGGATACCGCTATGACCAAAATCAGGGAATATTACTGGAAAGGGTACTTAACCGGTTAAATTCCCCAATGTCTGTTAGTAGCTATGAGATTATATGA
- a CDS encoding class I SAM-dependent methyltransferase: MRKVLPSKGRGVEIGVGSGLFASALGIKEGCDPSANMRTKAIERGINAIEGIAENLPYEDESIDFTVMVTTICFVDDARKTFQEIKRILKPGGEVIVAFVDKNSPVGKLYLRGKENSLFYKDANFFSTEDIYKLLWDSDFTNEQTCQTIFGALDDIKEIQQPENGFGKGSFVIIKAKR; the protein is encoded by the coding sequence ATCCGTAAGGTTCTGCCATCCAAGGGAAGGGGTGTCGAAATTGGCGTTGGCAGCGGGCTTTTTGCTTCTGCTTTAGGAATTAAGGAAGGGTGCGACCCTTCTGCAAATATGCGTACAAAAGCCATTGAACGAGGAATTAATGCAATTGAGGGTATTGCCGAAAACCTTCCCTACGAAGATGAAAGCATTGACTTTACTGTAATGGTAACTACCATTTGTTTTGTTGACGATGCCCGGAAAACGTTTCAGGAAATAAAGAGAATTCTGAAACCAGGTGGGGAAGTTATTGTGGCATTTGTTGATAAAAACAGCCCGGTTGGGAAACTATATCTTCGGGGAAAAGAAAACAGCCTTTTTTATAAAGATGCTAACTTTTTCAGTACGGAAGATATCTATAAACTATTGTGGGATAGTGATTTTACAAATGAACAAACCTGCCAGACCATTTTTGGAGCGCTCGACGATATTAAAGAAATCCAGCAACCTGAAAATGGCTTTGGTAAAGGAAGTTTTGTGATAATTAAAGCAAAAAGATGA
- a CDS encoding NifB/NifX family molybdenum-iron cluster-binding protein: MEKYLVASSGDTLDSKVSGRFGHSGYFLIIDPQTMEFEAFSGVGKDEDQNVGKFITPDVKKVIVGNIGPSSYNEILSYGCKVYLCRNMSVNAAVKKVKDDEVPILIEPTLKDGIHSARKAGDRDGERGIGRGMGMGQKDGRGMGRKMGGGMGKGMGKGMGGGKGRRGRS, encoded by the coding sequence ATGGAAAAATATTTAGTTGCATCATCAGGTGATACATTGGATTCAAAAGTATCAGGCAGATTCGGTCATTCAGGATATTTCCTGATAATAGATCCGCAGACTATGGAATTTGAAGCTTTCTCAGGGGTTGGTAAAGATGAAGATCAAAACGTCGGAAAATTTATTACCCCGGATGTAAAAAAGGTTATTGTCGGCAATATCGGCCCGTCATCATATAACGAAATATTATCTTACGGCTGTAAAGTTTACCTGTGCCGTAATATGTCAGTTAACGCGGCAGTAAAAAAAGTTAAGGATGACGAAGTTCCGATATTGATAGAGCCAACCTTAAAAGATGGGATTCATTCAGCACGCAAAGCAGGAGATAGGGATGGGGAACGTGGAATAGGAAGAGGCATGGGCATGGGACAAAAAGATGGCAGAGGAATGGGAAGAAAAATGGGCGGAGGAATGGGCAAAGGAATGGGCAAAGGAATGGGGGGTGGTAAAGGCAGGAGAGGCAGAAGTTGA
- a CDS encoding uracil-DNA glycosylase yields the protein MNPEIATLKEEILQCTKCELAKTRHHVIFGEGNTNACILIIGEAPGRDEDLQGRPFVGKSGQLLDKILDACGFTRNEHVFISNIVKCRPPDNRVPTQQEASVCMPWLLKQIELINPKILILLGATALKYMAGPEYRITRERGNWLNWQNRLAMPVYHPAALLRDPSLKRDTWNDFKKIVFKYRELVDPQHYSEHV from the coding sequence ATGAATCCTGAAATAGCAACGCTTAAAGAAGAAATATTACAATGCACAAAATGCGAATTGGCTAAAACACGCCACCATGTGATTTTTGGAGAAGGCAATACAAATGCCTGTATCTTAATCATTGGCGAAGCCCCGGGCAGGGATGAAGATTTGCAGGGAAGGCCCTTCGTTGGTAAATCGGGACAGTTGCTCGACAAGATATTGGATGCCTGCGGGTTTACCCGTAATGAGCATGTTTTTATCAGTAATATTGTAAAATGTCGGCCCCCCGACAACAGGGTTCCAACACAACAGGAAGCATCTGTTTGCATGCCCTGGCTGTTAAAACAGATTGAACTGATAAATCCGAAAATACTGATATTACTTGGCGCTACGGCATTAAAATATATGGCAGGACCAGAATATCGAATTACACGTGAACGCGGAAACTGGCTTAACTGGCAAAACAGACTGGCCATGCCGGTCTACCATCCTGCAGCCCTGCTGCGCGACCCTTCGTTAAAACGTGATACATGGAACGACTTTAAAAAAATTGTTTTCAAATACCGTGAGCTGGTCGACCCGCAGCATTACTCGGAACACGTGTAA